The nucleotide window CCTATGTATTGTTAAGCCCCGGCCTCGAATGGAAACCGAATAAAGATTTTTCTGTTTTTCTGTCTCCCGCTACGGTGAGATGGACCATTGTAAGAAATGATTCTCTTTCAAGTGTAGGTGCCTACGGGGTGGATACCGGCAGACATGCGAAAACAGAATTCGGAGCTTTCGCTTCGTTGAATTATTTCAAAGAAGTCAATAAAATGTTTTCTTATAGAAGCCGCCTGGATCTATATGCCAACTACCTGGAAAAACCTAAAAATGTAGACCTTTACTGGACTAACATGATCAACATGAAGCTGACGAAATACCTGACACTCACCTATAGTCTAGATATGATCTATGACGATGATGTGAGGTTATTCGGCGCCAACAACGAATCTCCGGCAGCCCAGATAAAATCAATGCTGGGACTGGGCTTCCTGGTAAAGTTTTAATTTTTTTTTCTGATGAGTTCCTCCCGGCAGTTATCTAAAAAACCAGCGACCACTTTTGTCAAAAGCCAATCATCGTGGTTAATAAAACCATCGTAGCAGAAGCCGGCTGCTTTTTGGAGCAGGTCCTGAAGATCAAAATTGCCCTGACTACCTTTTACAGCAAATTTATTTTGCTCCAGGTAGTTTGCCAGGTACTCCTGCTCGGTTTGACCAGGCGTAGGTATTAAAACAGATTTCTGTCCTAAGGCATTAATATCCATGACAGAGCTATACCCGCTTCTGCATACAATTAATGCTGCAGAGCGCATCAGGGATTCCATTTCATTGCCGGGTAAATGATTATAGATAATTGCATTCTTGATCAAGGGAGGGTCTTCCTGCAATGGTTTACCCCGGACGATGGTAACCTGCTGCTTTACACCGCCTAATTGCGCAATAACTTTCTGTTCAAAAAGACTTCTTTGTGGCTCAGGACCTGAAAAGATGAAAAGAATATTGCCGGCATCATTTACAGGAGACCGGTGCGCCATCCTGGTTAAGGGTCCCACATAAGAGACTTTCGTAGGGGGCATCGAAGGCGGATGCGATAATACACCTGCAAGATTTTGAGGTCCATGAAAATCAGGTACCCAAACCTGGTTAAAACGGTTCATATACCTGTAATTAACCTGCTGCGCGATGTCGTCAGCCAGCTTTCCCAATCCTGTTTGTATGCGTAATTGATGGGTGATGAAAACACAGGGTACTTGGGAGGTGTACAAGCCAAAACGGTTATCGCTGATGACACCGTCAATAGGTTCGCGGATTAGTACTTCCTGTAACCACTTATTTTCGCGCTGTACCGCAGAACTGATGCGCGGCAACTGCTGCATCATCTTCCACACAAAGCCCTTCCTGGTATTGCTATACGCCACACCATATCCCCCCAGGAATAAAAATTTACAATCGGGGAATTCGGCTGTCAACACTTTCTCCTGTACTTCGTTTCCTGCAATAATCACCTCTGCATCGTGTTGAAGCAACGCTTTAATAACAGGGATACACCGCGTGGTATGTCCCAGTCCCCAGTCTAGTGGAGCCACTAATATTCTTAATTTCCGGGGAAAAGGCATAGATATTGCTAAAAATATGTCAGATAGTGAACCTTTTGTTTGATCTGATTGTAAAATAAAGTAAATTTACTATTACAGATTTTAGTTTGCCGCAAAGTGAGTAAATATCGCAGAGATATTATTTTGGTCATTAAAGATGATGCCATCCAACCCCGTTCGATCGATACCCAGGTGGAATGTCTGAACTATGTAATTGCATGCGTAGAAAACAGGGAGGGCTTTTGCCGGGCCCATGAATTGGTAAACAGGAACCGGATTACCTCCAGTAAAAGAAAAATATTATCCGCAGTAAAAAATGAGCGTTTAAAACCGTTCCGGTTTTTGCTGAATAAAAATTAAAAAGCTCCGGACTTCCGGAGCTTTTTAATTTAAAACTTAATTTCTTCTTCGTTCGAATCGAAGAAGTGGTATTCGGTCAGCTGGTAAGCTGTATCTTTTTCTATTCTGGTTTTCTGCCCAAATTTTTTATTCCACTTAGACAACTTACTGCTCCACCATAAACCCTTTGTTAAATATCCATATACAATAGGATGTACGATGAGTTTGAGATTTTTATGCTTGTGTGTGATAAGATAGTTGAGGTTCTTTTCGATCTCGTCCTCCAATACCAGTGTTGAGGTTATTTTGCCGCTACCATTACAGCTGGGACATACCTCCTGGGTGTTGATGTTTACTTCGGGACGCATGCGCTGCCGGGTAATCTGCATCAATCCAAACTTGGAGATGGGTAATACCGAATGCTTTGCCCTGTCGGCCTGCATTACTTCCTCCATTGTATCAAAAAGCTTCTTCTTATTTTCGGCAAGTTTCATATCGATGAAATCCACTACGATGATTCCTCCGATATCTCTCAACCTTAATTGCCGGGCAATTTCAGCAGCAGCCTCCAGGTTGGTTTCCAGTGCATTTTGTTCCTGGTTATTCCCCACGTTTTTATAGCCGCTGTTTACATCAACAACGTGTAGGGCTTCAGTATGCTCTATAATGAGATAAGCGCCACTGTTTAAAGTAACCGTTTTCCCAAAAGATCCTTTTACCTGCTTGGTAATACCTAAAATATCAAAAACATTACCCTGCGCCTGGTTCACGATCTCCGCTTTCTCGGGCGCAATTTTCTGGATATAGTTTTTGGTTTCGTTGTAGATATTCTTGTCGTTGGTAACAATACGGTTATAATCTGCGCTTAAAAGATCTCTTAAGATACTGTTAGTCTTATTCTGCTCGCTGAAAATCTTGGTAGGCGCTACTGCTCCCCTCAGATTTTGCTGAACCGTGTTCCAGATATTGACCAGGTTCCCGAGGTCTTCATAGAGTTCTGCTGTATTTTTTCCCTCCGCTGCAGTTCTTACAATTACACCAAAGTTCTTTGGCTTAACGGCTTCAATTATCTTCTGCAGTCTTTTCCTTTCTTCCGAAGAGTGAATTTTCTTAGATACTGCTACAATATTATTGAAGGGCGTGATTACAACAAATCTGCCCGGTAAAGAAAGTTCACAGCTAAGCCGGGGGCCTTTGGCCGCAATGGGCTCTTTCAATATCTGAACCAGCACATGGGGTTTACCACCCAGCACCTCGCTGATCTTACCGGTTTTTACAATTTCCGGTTCAACGCTGAATTTTGAAAAGTCTACAGGGTTGGCATCTGTGGCTGCCATAGCCATATTAGTAAACTTTAATAACGATTTTGCATAAGGGCTTAGGTCGGTATAATGCAAAAATGCGTCTTTTTCAAAGCCTACATCTATAAAAGCGGCATTAAGCCCGGGCATCAGCCTCTTCACTTTACCCAGGTATAAATCACCCACGGCAAAGCGGCCATCGCTTTTTTCGCTATGCAACTCCACCAGCTTCTTATCTTCTAACAAAGCAATTTCAACACCAGTTGGAGCGGCATTAATTACAATTTCTTTATTCATTGCATATGAACGTGTGCTATGCCTTAAAAGTAATTCTGATCAGCTTTACCGGTTAAACATGCAGGCAGTAAGTATATGGCATTAAGGATGGAAATGCATATAACGATAAAGCAGCAGCTAAAATAAATATATTACATAAAACCCCGCAAATAAACTACGGGGTTGTATGTAGAATATATTTTAATAAAAGAAAACTTATTTCTTTTTATGGCGGTTTTTTCTAAGTCTTTTTTTGCGCTTATGAGTTGCAATTTTATGACGTTTTCTTTTTTTACCACAAGGCATAGTTAAATAATTTTAATATTGTTAATATAATAGTTAATTCTGCTTTTTTAAAGCATCAATCCTTTTTTGAAGCTCAGCCCTCATTTCCGTATGCTCTGTTGCCAGCGGTAATGC belongs to Niabella yanshanensis and includes:
- a CDS encoding glycosyltransferase, with the protein product MAPLDWGLGHTTRCIPVIKALLQHDAEVIIAGNEVQEKVLTAEFPDCKFLFLGGYGVAYSNTRKGFVWKMMQQLPRISSAVQRENKWLQEVLIREPIDGVISDNRFGLYTSQVPCVFITHQLRIQTGLGKLADDIAQQVNYRYMNRFNQVWVPDFHGPQNLAGVLSHPPSMPPTKVSYVGPLTRMAHRSPVNDAGNILFIFSGPEPQRSLFEQKVIAQLGGVKQQVTIVRGKPLQEDPPLIKNAIIYNHLPGNEMESLMRSAALIVCRSGYSSVMDINALGQKSVLIPTPGQTEQEYLANYLEQNKFAVKGSQGNFDLQDLLQKAAGFCYDGFINHDDWLLTKVVAGFLDNCREELIRKKN
- a CDS encoding Rne/Rng family ribonuclease, with protein sequence MNKEIVINAAPTGVEIALLEDKKLVELHSEKSDGRFAVGDLYLGKVKRLMPGLNAAFIDVGFEKDAFLHYTDLSPYAKSLLKFTNMAMAATDANPVDFSKFSVEPEIVKTGKISEVLGGKPHVLVQILKEPIAAKGPRLSCELSLPGRFVVITPFNNIVAVSKKIHSSEERKRLQKIIEAVKPKNFGVIVRTAAEGKNTAELYEDLGNLVNIWNTVQQNLRGAVAPTKIFSEQNKTNSILRDLLSADYNRIVTNDKNIYNETKNYIQKIAPEKAEIVNQAQGNVFDILGITKQVKGSFGKTVTLNSGAYLIIEHTEALHVVDVNSGYKNVGNNQEQNALETNLEAAAEIARQLRLRDIGGIIVVDFIDMKLAENKKKLFDTMEEVMQADRAKHSVLPISKFGLMQITRQRMRPEVNINTQEVCPSCNGSGKITSTLVLEDEIEKNLNYLITHKHKNLKLIVHPIVYGYLTKGLWWSSKLSKWNKKFGQKTRIEKDTAYQLTEYHFFDSNEEEIKF